TTCTTCAGTTCATACTTTTTTTCATCCCATAGTACGACTAGCGTGACAAATAGTGGGATTGAAATGATAAGAGCCAACTTTAATCCGAATGCGCCTAGAAAAATACCTGCTAATAAAGTGAAAAATATAAAAAATAGTCGTCTAATCCCTGTCATAAATAATTCCTCCTCGATACGAACGTTTGTTCTGTTTTTATTATACAAACATTTGTTCGTGTTGTAAAGAGTTTTTTAAAATGAGCGATAAAGTCCGACAACTTTTCCTAAGATTGTACAGGTATCTAGATAAATAGGGTCTAGTTCATCGTTTTCTGGTTGTAAACGAATACGGTTCTTTTCTTTATAGAAAGTTTTACACGTGGCTTCATCTTCAGCGGTCATGGCAATCACGATATCGCCGTTATTCGCTTGTTCTTGTTTACGAACAATGACGAAATCACCGTCAATGATGCCTTTGTTGATCATACTTGTTCCGCGAATCGTTAACATAAACAGGGGACGCGTTTCGTTTTTAAACTCAGGTGGTACAGGGAAAAAATCGGATGCATCTTCTACCGCTAAAATCGGTTCTCCGGCTGTGACGGTTCCTAGGACTGGAATAGTCTCAGGTTGAATCCCTAACAATTGCAGCCCCATTTTGGTTACTTCAATCGCACGAGGCTTAGATGGGTCGCGAAGTAATAAACCTTTTTGCTCCAAACGAGCTAGGTGCCCGTGAACAGTCGAAGTAGAAGAAAGATTGACTGCTTCGCAAATTTCTCGCACAGTTGGTGGATATCCGCGTTGTTCCCCCGTTTCATGTATATAATGTAAAATACTTAATTGACGATTTTCTTTTTTGTTCGTCATGGGAAATCCTCCTAGGATAGTTTTATTAATTAAATTTTAACATACTAGCGAGAAGTTATCAAACACATGTTCGTAGATTGCGAGTTTGTGTTTTATTTAAATATCGATTAAAATAAGTAATTGTATAGGAGGACTGATTATATGTTATCAAAAGACAAAATGGCGAGAATTAATGAATTAGCTCGCAAGAAAAAAGCAGAAGGTTTAACACAAGAAGAAATTTTAGAGCAACAAGCATTGAGAGAAGAGTACTTAACGGTATTTAGAGGCGGGATGCGTCATCATATCGAGGGTATGAAAGTCGTCGATCAAGAAGGAACAGATGTTACGCCTGATAAATTGAAACGTATTCAAAAAGACAAACAAATTCATGGTCGTCATTTAGAAGATTAGTGAAAAATTATACAAAAATGATTGCGTAAGCACCTACATATATAGTAGAATGTAATAAAGGTAAAAAAAACCTAAAAACATAGGAGATGATCATGTTGTTCGACAAAATTGATGAATTAGGCGTTAATACATTACGTACGTTAAGTATGGATATGATTCAAAAAGCAAATTCTGGACATCCAGGTTTACCAATGGGTGCAGCCCCAATGGCTTATGCATTGTGGACGAAACATTTAAAAGTAAACCCAAAAACTTCTAGAAACTGGATTGATCGTGACCGCTTTATCTTATCAGCTGGACACGGCTCAGCATTACAGTACAGCTTATTACACATGGCTGGCTACGATGTGACAATCGAAGATATCAAAAATTTCCGTCAATGGGATAGCCGTACACCTGGACATCCGGAAGTTCATCACACAGATGGTGTTGAAGCAACAACAGGACCATTAGGACAAGGAATTGCAATGAGTGTTGGTTTTGCAATGGCAGAGGCTCATTTAGCAGCAACTTATAACCGTCCAAACTTTAACGTAGTAGATCACTATACTTACGCAATTTGTGGTGATGGTGATTTAATGGAAGGGATCTCTCAAGAAGCTATCAGCTTAGCAGGGCATCTGAAATTAGACAAATTAATCGTGTTATACGATTCTAATGATATTTCATTAGATGGCGATTTAGATAAATCATTTAGTGAAGATGTGAAAGGTCGTTTTGAAGCAACAGGTTGGCAACATATTTTAGTGAAAGATGGCAATGATTTAGACGCTATTTCTAAAGCTATCGACGAAGCGAAAGCAGAAAACACTAAACCAACTATCATTGAAATTAAAACGGTTATCGGTTTTGGTGCACCAAATGCTGGAACCAATAAAGTTCACGGGGCACCCCTTGGAGCTGATGGTATCGCAACAGCTAAAGCTGCTTACGGTTGGGATTATGAAGCCTTTGAAGTACCAGCTGAAGCAAAAGCTCGTTTCGAAGAAACATTAAATGCTAATGGTGAAGCAGCTGAAGCAAAATGGAATGAATTATTTGCTGCTTATCAAACAGAATATCCTGAATTAGCGGCTCAATTATTAGCAGGTTTTGCTAATGAATTACCTGAAAATTGGGATGCAGAAATGCCAGTTTACCAAGAAGACGATGCAGCAAAAGCAAGTCGTGTCACTTCAAGTGAGATGATCCAAGCGTTAGCTAAAACTGTTCCAACATTATGGGGTGGTTCTGCTGATTTATCAGGTTCAAACAATACAATGATTGCCGGTGAAACGGACTTTGATGCTGATCATTACGAAGGACGCAACATCTGGTTTGGTGTGCGTGAATTCGCAATGGCAGCAGCGATGAACGGGATTGCTTT
This is a stretch of genomic DNA from Vagococcus zengguangii. It encodes these proteins:
- a CDS encoding DUF896 family protein — encoded protein: MLSKDKMARINELARKKKAEGLTQEEILEQQALREEYLTVFRGGMRHHIEGMKVVDQEGTDVTPDKLKRIQKDKQIHGRHLED
- the lexA gene encoding transcriptional repressor LexA translates to MTNKKENRQLSILHYIHETGEQRGYPPTVREICEAVNLSSTSTVHGHLARLEQKGLLLRDPSKPRAIEVTKMGLQLLGIQPETIPVLGTVTAGEPILAVEDASDFFPVPPEFKNETRPLFMLTIRGTSMINKGIIDGDFVIVRKQEQANNGDIVIAMTAEDEATCKTFYKEKNRIRLQPENDELDPIYLDTCTILGKVVGLYRSF
- the tkt gene encoding transketolase is translated as MFDKIDELGVNTLRTLSMDMIQKANSGHPGLPMGAAPMAYALWTKHLKVNPKTSRNWIDRDRFILSAGHGSALQYSLLHMAGYDVTIEDIKNFRQWDSRTPGHPEVHHTDGVEATTGPLGQGIAMSVGFAMAEAHLAATYNRPNFNVVDHYTYAICGDGDLMEGISQEAISLAGHLKLDKLIVLYDSNDISLDGDLDKSFSEDVKGRFEATGWQHILVKDGNDLDAISKAIDEAKAENTKPTIIEIKTVIGFGAPNAGTNKVHGAPLGADGIATAKAAYGWDYEAFEVPAEAKARFEETLNANGEAAEAKWNELFAAYQTEYPELAAQLLAGFANELPENWDAEMPVYQEDDAAKASRVTSSEMIQALAKTVPTLWGGSADLSGSNNTMIAGETDFDADHYEGRNIWFGVREFAMAAAMNGIALHGGTKVYGGTFFVFVDYLRPAIRLAAIQKAPVTYVLTHDSVAVGEDGPTHEPIEQLSGLRGLPNLNTIRPADGNETRAAWKVAVSSTERPTVLALTRQNLPVLPNTATMADEGVAKGAYVISPAKGEATGILIATGSEVALAIEAQKVLAEQGEDVAVVSMPSMNLFEEQTAEYKESVLPRHLTKRVAVEMGATFGWERYVGFDGAVMGIDKFGASAPGNTVIEEYGFTVENVVKTYQSL